In a single window of the Drosophila albomicans strain 15112-1751.03 chromosome 3, ASM965048v2, whole genome shotgun sequence genome:
- the LOC117571720 gene encoding matrix metalloproteinase-14 isoform X2: MSNTCQSYASVFIVMGTLLSILMAAQSVPVSTTTQAEIYLSQFGYLPASARNPANSGLQDKHTWVSAIQEFQNFAGLNITGELDEETMKLMSLPRCGVRDRVGTGDSRSKRYALQGSRWRVKSLTYRISKYPKRLKRNDVDAEIARAFAVWSEDTDLTFTRKTSGPVHIEIKFVESEHGDGDAFDGQGGTLAHAFFPVFGGDAHFDDAELWTIGSPRGTNLFQVAAHEFGHSLGLSHSDQSSALMAPFYRGFEPVFKLDEDDKAAIQSLYGRKTNQYTPTNTYPAPSTQRPSFTPPKVPLDDSICKDSKIDTLFNSAHGDTYAFKGDKYYKLTTDAVEEGYPQLISKGWPGLPGNIDAAFTYKNGKTYFFKGTQYWRYQGSQMDGDYPKEISEGFTGIPDHLDAAMVWGGNGKIYFFKGSKFWRFDPAKRPPVKASYPKPISNWEGVPNNLDAALRYTNGYTYFFKGDKYYRFHDARFAVDTATPAFPRPTAHWWFGCKNTPSSTAVGDHQTNDEPAEPEVAERTGSGAMSISQLTSNSAASVLISTFLLCCISKFIIS; the protein is encoded by the exons atgTCCAACACCTGCCAAAGCTACGCATCCGTGTTCATAGTGATGGGCACATTGCTGTCCATACTGATGGCAGCACAAAGTGTCCCAGTTTCAACGACAACACAGGCCGAG ATCTACTTGTCGCAGTTCGGCTATTTGCCCGCCTCGGCACGTAATCCGGCCAACAGTGGACTCCAGGACAAGCACACCTGGGTCAGTGCCATACAAGAGTTCCAGAACTTTGCCGGCCTCAATATCACCGGCGAACTGGATGAGGAGACTATGAAATTGATGTCGCTGCCACGTTGTGGTGTGAGAGATCGTGTCGGCACCGGCGACAGTCGCTCCAAGCGTTATGCACTCCAGGGCAGTCGCTGGCGTGTCAAGAGTCTCACCTATCGCATCTCCAAGTATCCCAAGCGTTTGAAGCGCAACGATGTCGATGCGGAAATTGCGCGCGCCTTTGCCGTGTGGAGCGAGGATACGGATCTAACTTTCACCAGGAAGACATCGGGACCAGTACATATTGAAATCAA ATTCGTGGAGAGCGAGCACGGTGATGGCGATGCCTTCGATGGCCAAGGCGGCACTTTGGCCCACGCCTTCTTCCCCGTCTTTGGTGGCGATGCGCATTTCGACGATGCCGAACTCTGGACCATTGGCTCACCACGCGGCACCAATCTCTTCCAGGTGGCTGCCCATGAATTCGGTCACTCGCTCGGCTTGTCGCATTCCGATCAGAGCTCCGCTTTAATGGCGCCCTTCTATCGCGGCTTTGAGCCCGTCTTCAAATTGGACGAGGATGACAAGGCGGCCATCCAATCGCTATACGGACGCAAGACCAACCAGTACACACCCACCAACACCTATCCGGCACCCAGCACGCAGCGTCCCTCGTTCACGCCACCCAAGGTGCCACTGGACGATTCCATTTGCAAGGACTCCAAGATCGACACGTTGTTCAACTCGGCGCACGGTGATACATATGCCTTCAAGGGTGACAAATACTACAAGCTGACCACGGATGCTGTTGAGGAGGGTTATCCACAGCTCATCTCGAAGGGCTGGCCAGGATTGCCGGGCAACATTGATGCTGCCTTTACGTACAAGAATGGCAAGACGTACTTCTTCAAGGGCACACAGTACTGGCGTTACCAGGGCAGCCAAATGGATGGTGATTACCCCAAGGAGATCAGCGAAGGTTTCACAGGCATTCCCGATCATCTGGACGCAGCGATGGTGTGGGGCGGCAATGGCAAGATCTACTTCTTCAAGGGCAGCAAATTCTGGCGCTTCGATCCCGCCAAACGGCCGCCAGTGAAGGCCAGCTATCCCAAGCCCATCTCGAACTGGGAGGGTGTGCCAAACAATTTGGATGCAGCACTGCGATACACCAACGGTTACACGTACTTCTTCAAGGGCGATAAATACTATCGCTTCCACGATGCACGATTTGCG GTGGATACGGCCACACCGGCATTCCCTAGGCCAACGGCACATTGGTGGTTCGGCTGCAAGAACACGCCATCGTCTACAG cTGTCGGCGATCACCAAACTAATGATGAACCCGCTGAGCCAGAGGTTGCGGAACGTACTGGATCTGGTGCGATGTCTATATCCCAGCTGACCAGCAACTCAGCAGCCAGCGTACTGATCAGCACATTCCTGCTGTGTTGCATTTCCAAATTCATAATTagctaa
- the LOC117571720 gene encoding stromelysin-3 isoform X1, producing MSNTCQSYASVFIVMGTLLSILMAAQSVPVSTTTQAEIYLSQFGYLPASARNPANSGLQDKHTWVSAIQEFQNFAGLNITGELDEETMKLMSLPRCGVRDRVGTGDSRSKRYALQGSRWRVKSLTYRISKYPKRLKRNDVDAEIARAFAVWSEDTDLTFTRKTSGPVHIEIKFVESEHGDGDAFDGQGGTLAHAFFPVFGGDAHFDDAELWTIGSPRGTNLFQVAAHEFGHSLGLSHSDQSSALMAPFYRGFEPVFKLDEDDKAAIQSLYGRKTNQYTPTNTYPAPSTQRPSFTPPKVPLDDSICKDSKIDTLFNSAHGDTYAFKGDKYYKLTTDAVEEGYPQLISKGWPGLPGNIDAAFTYKNGKTYFFKGTQYWRYQGSQMDGDYPKEISEGFTGIPDHLDAAMVWGGNGKIYFFKGSKFWRFDPAKRPPVKASYPKPISNWEGVPNNLDAALRYTNGYTYFFKGDKYYRFHDARFAVDTATPAFPRPTAHWWFGCKNTPSSTGNIVEDDQVESEQHSQLHTDTDGNGDLDLDAAVGDHQTNDEPAEPEVAERTGSGAMSISQLTSNSAASVLISTFLLCCISKFIIS from the exons atgTCCAACACCTGCCAAAGCTACGCATCCGTGTTCATAGTGATGGGCACATTGCTGTCCATACTGATGGCAGCACAAAGTGTCCCAGTTTCAACGACAACACAGGCCGAG ATCTACTTGTCGCAGTTCGGCTATTTGCCCGCCTCGGCACGTAATCCGGCCAACAGTGGACTCCAGGACAAGCACACCTGGGTCAGTGCCATACAAGAGTTCCAGAACTTTGCCGGCCTCAATATCACCGGCGAACTGGATGAGGAGACTATGAAATTGATGTCGCTGCCACGTTGTGGTGTGAGAGATCGTGTCGGCACCGGCGACAGTCGCTCCAAGCGTTATGCACTCCAGGGCAGTCGCTGGCGTGTCAAGAGTCTCACCTATCGCATCTCCAAGTATCCCAAGCGTTTGAAGCGCAACGATGTCGATGCGGAAATTGCGCGCGCCTTTGCCGTGTGGAGCGAGGATACGGATCTAACTTTCACCAGGAAGACATCGGGACCAGTACATATTGAAATCAA ATTCGTGGAGAGCGAGCACGGTGATGGCGATGCCTTCGATGGCCAAGGCGGCACTTTGGCCCACGCCTTCTTCCCCGTCTTTGGTGGCGATGCGCATTTCGACGATGCCGAACTCTGGACCATTGGCTCACCACGCGGCACCAATCTCTTCCAGGTGGCTGCCCATGAATTCGGTCACTCGCTCGGCTTGTCGCATTCCGATCAGAGCTCCGCTTTAATGGCGCCCTTCTATCGCGGCTTTGAGCCCGTCTTCAAATTGGACGAGGATGACAAGGCGGCCATCCAATCGCTATACGGACGCAAGACCAACCAGTACACACCCACCAACACCTATCCGGCACCCAGCACGCAGCGTCCCTCGTTCACGCCACCCAAGGTGCCACTGGACGATTCCATTTGCAAGGACTCCAAGATCGACACGTTGTTCAACTCGGCGCACGGTGATACATATGCCTTCAAGGGTGACAAATACTACAAGCTGACCACGGATGCTGTTGAGGAGGGTTATCCACAGCTCATCTCGAAGGGCTGGCCAGGATTGCCGGGCAACATTGATGCTGCCTTTACGTACAAGAATGGCAAGACGTACTTCTTCAAGGGCACACAGTACTGGCGTTACCAGGGCAGCCAAATGGATGGTGATTACCCCAAGGAGATCAGCGAAGGTTTCACAGGCATTCCCGATCATCTGGACGCAGCGATGGTGTGGGGCGGCAATGGCAAGATCTACTTCTTCAAGGGCAGCAAATTCTGGCGCTTCGATCCCGCCAAACGGCCGCCAGTGAAGGCCAGCTATCCCAAGCCCATCTCGAACTGGGAGGGTGTGCCAAACAATTTGGATGCAGCACTGCGATACACCAACGGTTACACGTACTTCTTCAAGGGCGATAAATACTATCGCTTCCACGATGCACGATTTGCG GTGGATACGGCCACACCGGCATTCCCTAGGCCAACGGCACATTGGTGGTTCGGCTGCAAGAACACGCCATCGTCTACAGGTAATATTGTTGAAGACGATCAGGTCGAATCGGAGCAGCATTCGCAGCTTCATACCGATACGGATGGTAATGGTGATCTTGACCTGGACGCAG cTGTCGGCGATCACCAAACTAATGATGAACCCGCTGAGCCAGAGGTTGCGGAACGTACTGGATCTGGTGCGATGTCTATATCCCAGCTGACCAGCAACTCAGCAGCCAGCGTACTGATCAGCACATTCCTGCTGTGTTGCATTTCCAAATTCATAATTagctaa
- the LOC117571720 gene encoding matrix metalloproteinase-14 isoform X3, translating to MSNTCQSYASVFIVMGTLLSILMAAQSVPVSTTTQAEIYLSQFGYLPASARNPANSGLQDKHTWVSAIQEFQNFAGLNITGELDEETMKLMSLPRCGVRDRVGTGDSRSKRYALQGSRWRVKSLTYRISKYPKRLKRNDVDAEIARAFAVWSEDTDLTFTRKTSGPVHIEIKFVESEHGDGDAFDGQGGTLAHAFFPVFGGDAHFDDAELWTIGSPRGTNLFQVAAHEFGHSLGLSHSDQSSALMAPFYRGFEPVFKLDEDDKAAIQSLYGRKTNQYTPTNTYPAPSTQRPSFTPPKVPLDDSICKDSKIDTLFNSAHGDTYAFKGDKYYKLTTDAVEEGYPQLISKGWPGLPGNIDAAFTYKNGKTYFFKGTQYWRYQGSQMDGDYPKEISEGFTGIPDHLDAAMVWGGNGKIYFFKGSKFWRFDPAKRPPVKASYPKPISNWEGVPNNLDAALRYTNGYTYFFKGDKYYRFHDARFAVDTATPAFPRPTAHWWFGCKNTPSSTGNIVEDDQVESEQHSQLHTDTDGNGDLDLDAGFNKRRG from the exons atgTCCAACACCTGCCAAAGCTACGCATCCGTGTTCATAGTGATGGGCACATTGCTGTCCATACTGATGGCAGCACAAAGTGTCCCAGTTTCAACGACAACACAGGCCGAG ATCTACTTGTCGCAGTTCGGCTATTTGCCCGCCTCGGCACGTAATCCGGCCAACAGTGGACTCCAGGACAAGCACACCTGGGTCAGTGCCATACAAGAGTTCCAGAACTTTGCCGGCCTCAATATCACCGGCGAACTGGATGAGGAGACTATGAAATTGATGTCGCTGCCACGTTGTGGTGTGAGAGATCGTGTCGGCACCGGCGACAGTCGCTCCAAGCGTTATGCACTCCAGGGCAGTCGCTGGCGTGTCAAGAGTCTCACCTATCGCATCTCCAAGTATCCCAAGCGTTTGAAGCGCAACGATGTCGATGCGGAAATTGCGCGCGCCTTTGCCGTGTGGAGCGAGGATACGGATCTAACTTTCACCAGGAAGACATCGGGACCAGTACATATTGAAATCAA ATTCGTGGAGAGCGAGCACGGTGATGGCGATGCCTTCGATGGCCAAGGCGGCACTTTGGCCCACGCCTTCTTCCCCGTCTTTGGTGGCGATGCGCATTTCGACGATGCCGAACTCTGGACCATTGGCTCACCACGCGGCACCAATCTCTTCCAGGTGGCTGCCCATGAATTCGGTCACTCGCTCGGCTTGTCGCATTCCGATCAGAGCTCCGCTTTAATGGCGCCCTTCTATCGCGGCTTTGAGCCCGTCTTCAAATTGGACGAGGATGACAAGGCGGCCATCCAATCGCTATACGGACGCAAGACCAACCAGTACACACCCACCAACACCTATCCGGCACCCAGCACGCAGCGTCCCTCGTTCACGCCACCCAAGGTGCCACTGGACGATTCCATTTGCAAGGACTCCAAGATCGACACGTTGTTCAACTCGGCGCACGGTGATACATATGCCTTCAAGGGTGACAAATACTACAAGCTGACCACGGATGCTGTTGAGGAGGGTTATCCACAGCTCATCTCGAAGGGCTGGCCAGGATTGCCGGGCAACATTGATGCTGCCTTTACGTACAAGAATGGCAAGACGTACTTCTTCAAGGGCACACAGTACTGGCGTTACCAGGGCAGCCAAATGGATGGTGATTACCCCAAGGAGATCAGCGAAGGTTTCACAGGCATTCCCGATCATCTGGACGCAGCGATGGTGTGGGGCGGCAATGGCAAGATCTACTTCTTCAAGGGCAGCAAATTCTGGCGCTTCGATCCCGCCAAACGGCCGCCAGTGAAGGCCAGCTATCCCAAGCCCATCTCGAACTGGGAGGGTGTGCCAAACAATTTGGATGCAGCACTGCGATACACCAACGGTTACACGTACTTCTTCAAGGGCGATAAATACTATCGCTTCCACGATGCACGATTTGCG GTGGATACGGCCACACCGGCATTCCCTAGGCCAACGGCACATTGGTGGTTCGGCTGCAAGAACACGCCATCGTCTACAGGTAATATTGTTGAAGACGATCAGGTCGAATCGGAGCAGCATTCGCAGCTTCATACCGATACGGATGGTAATGGTGATCTTGACCTGGACGCAG GCTTTAATAAGAGACGCGGataa
- the LOC117571720 gene encoding matrix metalloproteinase-14 isoform X4 — MSNTCQSYASVFIVMGTLLSILMAAQSVPVSTTTQAEIYLSQFGYLPASARNPANSGLQDKHTWVSAIQEFQNFAGLNITGELDEETMKLMSLPRCGVRDRVGTGDSRSKRYALQGSRWRVKSLTYRISKYPKRLKRNDVDAEIARAFAVWSEDTDLTFTRKTSGPVHIEIKFVESEHGDGDAFDGQGGTLAHAFFPVFGGDAHFDDAELWTIGSPRGTNLFQVAAHEFGHSLGLSHSDQSSALMAPFYRGFEPVFKLDEDDKAAIQSLYGRKTNQYTPTNTYPAPSTQRPSFTPPKVPLDDSICKDSKIDTLFNSAHGDTYAFKGDKYYKLTTDAVEEGYPQLISKGWPGLPGNIDAAFTYKNGKTYFFKGTQYWRYQGSQMDGDYPKEISEGFTGIPDHLDAAMVWGGNGKIYFFKGSKFWRFDPAKRPPVKASYPKPISNWEGVPNNLDAALRYTNGYTYFFKGDKYYRFHDARFAVDTATPAFPRPTAHWWFGCKNTPSSTGFNKRRG; from the exons atgTCCAACACCTGCCAAAGCTACGCATCCGTGTTCATAGTGATGGGCACATTGCTGTCCATACTGATGGCAGCACAAAGTGTCCCAGTTTCAACGACAACACAGGCCGAG ATCTACTTGTCGCAGTTCGGCTATTTGCCCGCCTCGGCACGTAATCCGGCCAACAGTGGACTCCAGGACAAGCACACCTGGGTCAGTGCCATACAAGAGTTCCAGAACTTTGCCGGCCTCAATATCACCGGCGAACTGGATGAGGAGACTATGAAATTGATGTCGCTGCCACGTTGTGGTGTGAGAGATCGTGTCGGCACCGGCGACAGTCGCTCCAAGCGTTATGCACTCCAGGGCAGTCGCTGGCGTGTCAAGAGTCTCACCTATCGCATCTCCAAGTATCCCAAGCGTTTGAAGCGCAACGATGTCGATGCGGAAATTGCGCGCGCCTTTGCCGTGTGGAGCGAGGATACGGATCTAACTTTCACCAGGAAGACATCGGGACCAGTACATATTGAAATCAA ATTCGTGGAGAGCGAGCACGGTGATGGCGATGCCTTCGATGGCCAAGGCGGCACTTTGGCCCACGCCTTCTTCCCCGTCTTTGGTGGCGATGCGCATTTCGACGATGCCGAACTCTGGACCATTGGCTCACCACGCGGCACCAATCTCTTCCAGGTGGCTGCCCATGAATTCGGTCACTCGCTCGGCTTGTCGCATTCCGATCAGAGCTCCGCTTTAATGGCGCCCTTCTATCGCGGCTTTGAGCCCGTCTTCAAATTGGACGAGGATGACAAGGCGGCCATCCAATCGCTATACGGACGCAAGACCAACCAGTACACACCCACCAACACCTATCCGGCACCCAGCACGCAGCGTCCCTCGTTCACGCCACCCAAGGTGCCACTGGACGATTCCATTTGCAAGGACTCCAAGATCGACACGTTGTTCAACTCGGCGCACGGTGATACATATGCCTTCAAGGGTGACAAATACTACAAGCTGACCACGGATGCTGTTGAGGAGGGTTATCCACAGCTCATCTCGAAGGGCTGGCCAGGATTGCCGGGCAACATTGATGCTGCCTTTACGTACAAGAATGGCAAGACGTACTTCTTCAAGGGCACACAGTACTGGCGTTACCAGGGCAGCCAAATGGATGGTGATTACCCCAAGGAGATCAGCGAAGGTTTCACAGGCATTCCCGATCATCTGGACGCAGCGATGGTGTGGGGCGGCAATGGCAAGATCTACTTCTTCAAGGGCAGCAAATTCTGGCGCTTCGATCCCGCCAAACGGCCGCCAGTGAAGGCCAGCTATCCCAAGCCCATCTCGAACTGGGAGGGTGTGCCAAACAATTTGGATGCAGCACTGCGATACACCAACGGTTACACGTACTTCTTCAAGGGCGATAAATACTATCGCTTCCACGATGCACGATTTGCG GTGGATACGGCCACACCGGCATTCCCTAGGCCAACGGCACATTGGTGGTTCGGCTGCAAGAACACGCCATCGTCTACAG GCTTTAATAAGAGACGCGGataa